The window ttggatgtggtaagatgcatggtggattgtacctgcttgatacTGGGAGTCTTACTTCACCACTGCCTTTGGCTTCTCCCATCCCTCAAAGTGCGttagtttcttctgaacttcaacaatggcataatagactaggtcacccccctttaggaacattatcccttttatttccagcattagctaaagaatgtcataaagatgattttttttgtgaagcctgtgttttggctaaacaacaCCGTTctacttattctatttctactAAAAGaagctcttctccttttaatattgttcactctgatgtttgggggcctagcCGCAAACCATCCCTTAAAGGCcaccgttggtttgtttctttcattgattgttattctaggtGTACATGGGTATATTTAATGCACAACAAAAGTGaagttttctcttgttttcaaaattttcataaaatgattcaGACCCAATACACTGTCACTCTCAAGATATTGCGTAGTGACAATggtaaagaatacatggatggtcgGTTTAGCagaccttgctgcccatggaataCTCCATCGGACCGGTTGTGTTGAtacccagcccaaaatggtgtggctgaaagaaaaaaaccgCCACCTTCTTGAGGTGACtcgggctcttatgtttgcccattctgtcccttcccaatattggggagatgctgtcctaactgctgcctatcttatcaataggctcCCTACTCGAGTCCTTGACTCGCCACCCCGCTTCATTCTGCAGGGTCCTCCACCTTTGTTGTCCCACCAAAGGAGTTTGGTTGTGTCTGTATGTTCGCGATACCCGATCTCCGGGCAAGCTTGAACCCCGTGGGACCcggtgtatttttttaggttactctccttcccaaaagggatataagtgTCACCATCCTCCTACCCGTCGCACCTTcaccagtatggatgttgtctttcatgaaactctATCTTATTATCACCCCACACCTCTTCGGGGAGACTTTTGGTGAAGATGTGATGGTTGACCTTCCCATCTGAGACCTGGACCGAGTCCAACTACCTATTTCACCCACCCCTCAACCGACTGTTGtttcctcccctctcccctctcctacTCCCCCACCGGCTTttccccagggggagaacttagaGGATGTTGAAAATCCTATTGGTGATAATTCCCTTCAGGGGGAGGtgactccagtccaacaaaccattagggaatttcagaagaaaattaacgactctaatctcaaaacatatcacAGGGGACATTCCCAATACAAGCAGCTTCCATCCACTGTAGCTCCAGCACCACCACAATTGTCGGCCCTGGAACCAGATCGATCTCCAGGTAACATATCCTCTCCTTCatctcctgatttacctattgctcatcgtaaaggtGTTCGGGCTTGTACCCAGCACCCCATTTCTCATGTagtctcttatgactccctttctccatcatttcgtacatttgtctcctctctttcttctgttcgtattccccaaaattggcaggaagcttttgcAGATGGCAAGTGGaaagcagcaatgatggaagaaatgcaagccttaaaaaagaataatacatgggaacttgtggttcttcctccaggaaagaaaccagttggatgtaagtgggtgtttgtggtgaaacagaaggtagatggcactgtggatcgatacaaagcacgtttggttgcaaaaggatttactcagacctatgggatcgattaccaggagacttttgcaccagtCGCGAAATTAAACACTGTCAGAGTGCTACTTTCTTGTGCAGTGAATCTTGGCTGGGAGTTacaacaattagatgtgaagaatgccttcctccatggagaacttgacgaggaagtgtacatggacattccacctggaTTCTCTTGTGATAAGACCGGCGGgaaagtttgtaaattgaagcgtgctttatatggactgaaacagtcccctcgtGCATGGTTTGGACGATTTCATAAGGCAATGGTCTCtgcaggttataagcagagcaacgctgatcatactttgtttatcaagaaaaatggtgaaaaggtaactctcctaatagtttatgttgatgatattgtggtgaccgGGAATGATAATCATGAAATCACCCAGTTGAAGACTTATCTTGggcgagaatttgaaataaaagatctaggaaaactaaagtactttctagggatagaagttgctagatcttctaaaggcatctttctttctcaaagaaagtacatcctagatttattgaccgagactggaatgctagggtgtcatccttccgatacacctatggatgctactacaagacttaaagaaaaggagggaactCCTGTTGATAAAGGTCGGTATCAAAGATTGGTTGGTAAGCTCATCTATCTGTCTCATACAAGACCGACATAGCGATATCTGTGAGTATGGTTAGTcggttcatgcatgatccacaCTCCTCTCACATGGATCTTGTTATCCGGATCCTTCGATATTTAAAATCAGCACAGGGTAAAGGTATTCTTTTGTCTCGAATGGTCATCTTCGTGTCGAAGCATATcgatgcggattgggctggttcctccGATAGAAAGTCCATTTTCGGCTATTGCTCATTTGTTGGCGGCAATCTTGTTAcgtggcgtagtaaaaagcagaacgtcgtggcaagatctagtgctgaagcagagtttcgtgctatggcacaaggtatttgtgaaatGTTGTGGCTCAAAAGTTTATTACAAGATATCAGGACTCCTGTtcctcttcccatgatgttgtattgtgacaacaaggctgctattagtattgctcacaacccggttcagcatgatcgtactaagcatgtggaggttgacagacactttattaaagaaaagttggaaggaGGGCTAGTGTGTGTTCCGTTTGTGCAATCTTCTGAccagcttgctgatgtgtttactaaaggcttaagtggaaagatttttcatcctattcttgtcaagttgggcatggttgacatttatgctccaacttgagggggagtgttgagataggctagttacccgattgggggaactagtcctagttgtgttaggattgcagtcctagttgtgtttgtgttaggattgcagtcctagttgtgttaggattactctttttctttcttttattttttattttccactgttttattgtattttccTCCTCAGCCGAGTACTACtctgggattcctagttgtactaggaattcctagtaggattaggactgaggagtTTTACTTCAATTACATGTACTTCagattactataaataaagggcctgggtgatcgattcagatcactcaagcattcatattcaGAGCTGTCTACAGGTAGCAATATCAACTCAAGCACACCAGTCATCAACAACCATAGTAGAGAAAAATCTTCGTGTtgaataaacccaaacaacaacGAACAAAATAAGTGGTAGAAAACACCGACTGTAATCTAAAACATCATAGCATTAAAGCAACAtcataagcccttctcaaggaaggcaaGTATTAATCTCCACAAAGAAAACAGATCTACTAATGCGGGTATCGTCAAATTGACCTGGAAAATTGTGACTAAGTAGGATAACATTTGGGTCAATTGGGTTTACTCCAGTCTTCTCTGTAAGGATTCCATCTGGACGACTTCCATCCACtttgatgcttcttgggttttgcaTAAGATCTTGAGTCTCAGGCCTCTAGCAATTGAGGCCATCTCCTCTAAGATTGTTGATGGGTGAGTCTACCTCTCTGTGGCTTGACAACTGGCATCCCTTGGGTGTTCTTCACTCAGTTGTGGGAAATAGAGCTATATATATTCTACGAGTATTTGTAAGTTCTCCTCAATTTCTTCCATTATCTTGCAAGGTGTTTGGGGACCCCCATCCCGCTGCTGTTTGGAACTCTTTACCCCCTCCCCCTTGGGCAGAGATCCAGAGGAGATTCGGTAGTTTGGCTTCCTTCCTCCAACGGCATCTTCAGTTCCTTCTCTGCTTGGAAGCATGTTAGATCTCAAGGTACTTTAATTCCTTGGCGTAGGATTGTTTGGTTTAAAGGTCACATCCTTCGTGACAGCTTCACTGTTTGGAGAGCCCTCTCGTGTTGCTTCCCAACTTAGTCCTTCCTCATCCCCCCGCCAAATTACCCTCTCCCCGGCCTATGCTCTGTGTTGGAATGGAGTGGAAGATGTAGAtaactttttcttctcttgcctTTTCTCCTCAGCTGTTTAGAAGGCGGTTTTGGGTAAGTGCTAGCCTTGTAATAGAAGAATTCTCCCTCTTGCTCATGAGTGGATATGGATGGATATGACTTTTGTTGGGAAATCGATTTGTGATGTTGCCAGTAAGCTTGCCTTTGGTGCcaccatcaaccacatttggatggagtgcAATCTCCGCAGATTtacctccacttcccgttcATTCGATAAGATTTGGAGCTCCATATTCTTTGATGTAATCTCTAAACTTCATTTGTTTCTGCATGGTAGTGTTTCTaataccccaaggaacatgctcattgttgtctcctagggCCTGCCTTTACCTATGTTGCAGCTGTCTGTCCCTCCCTCTTGAGTTGGATGTTGctagtcttttttcttttcttcttgtatttttcctcctccccttctgaggtttcctggtaatcaatttTATATTCACCAAAAGCCACTGGTAAAAGTGCAGCATAGGTTACTGCGGACCACTAATAAAAGTGCAATATAGGTTACTACGGACCACTAATAAAAATGCAGTATAGGTTACTGTGAACCAAGTAGCAGCATAAGGTTGCTGGGGACCACTGATAAAATGCAACATAGGTTGTTGCGAATCACAAGTAGCAACATAAGGTTGCTGGAGACCAAATAACATAGCATGGGGTTGCtgagaatcaaaatcagaagtaGCAGAATCTTGTTGCTGAATAACAGAAATAACAATCTTCATAAGAAAAAATTATTGATGAAGACACGAGCAGATGATACGAACCGATgataataatcttcaaataaGTAGATGACACTATGCTGATGAGCAGATGACAGAAGTAGATAATAGTCTGTAGGTAATAATATTCTCTAATCTCCCCCTAACGTTTAGCAGTACACATGGACAAATAATGCAGAGGATGCGATAAAGAATAATCCACCATCATAAGTCAATAATAACCAGCATCACGAAGGATGAGAATTACATAAATCCCATAATCAAGAGCAACCGCAAATAAGATCCCAAATAGGCCAGATTTAAACAAATCTGAGCAACTAATCTCCTCCTATAATAGCAATAACAACCATCACTCCATGCAAGTACCAATCTTCAAAAAGTGCAACCCCAAACTGATGTGATCTACAGCCCACCAAAgcaataaaattgtaaaaatataTGCCCAACGGCAATTCTGTAAATTCTGGCCACACCTATGATACAAGAACCCTTTTCCCACTTGTCACCATAATTGGCAACGAATTGGTGTGTCACTTTCAAGAGACACCCTAGCTAACCCGTGTTCACCATTTACTACACTCGAGCCAGTGCAGTGTGTCGCTTCCAGAGGGATGTCCTAACATAAGGTCGAAATtctaggatccatgcaaaatgGTTTGGCTAAGGTTTTGACAATGCTGGATGCTGACCTGATGGACCAACCCTCCTTTATCTGGGATTGGGACCGGCAGCATAAAACACTAGAAGATTTATGTCTTATCTTAGTAACCTCGTAAATGGTTGATTAGAAAAACCTAGCTTTATGATATGTTTCTTCTTCACAATTGCATATATTCTATTAAGATTATTCTAAATGTCTTTTTATCTTGCTATTTTGCAACTACAGCTGCATTTGAGATTCTCTTAATATATGTTTTGAAGTTattgttttttgggttgattTTGCTTTCTGAATAATTGCATGTTGAATTTCTCAGGATCATCTCTAGTTTTTATTTCTCATTATGTCTGGGTCTGgcgaagaggaagaaaatgctGCAGAGCTCAAAATTGGAGATGGTATGCTTTTATTTTCATATTGATTATGGACTACTGTTTCTCTTAAAAATTCTCAAGTTGTGAGACCATTGAAGGGACACAAGCACCAGGTAACCCCAGCAGGGACCAAAAAAAgcccccggggggggggggaagcatcACTTAAATTGCCTGCTAAGTGCTCAAAAGTTTGACTGACTGAATTCACCTGCTTAGAAGAGGCTGACTGAATTGTTTTATCCCTGCCTTTACCCTCATCTTTGCTCTGTGGCAATCTCAAGAAGACATATGCAACCACCCCTCCACCCCGACATTACTCTTGCCTGGAACAATTAAATGTTGTTGCTgttatatttatttgtttgtttgtcattgtgatattgaaatttttttatgttttttatggCTCCTGTTCTACTTTTACAGGGTATAATTTATCTTCCCCTCCtcccttttttatttccaaTCTTAACCTTGGAGTTTTTTGTCAGAATTTTTGAAGGCCAAGTGTTTAATGAACTGTGAAGTGGCACTTATCCTTGATCGGAAATATGAGCAGCTCCAGCAGATGTCTGAGGATCCTATGAATCAAATTTCTCAGTGAGTGTGAGGCTTTTCTTTTCTGTGGTAGCGGAACAAGACTAATTTTAGCAGCTTCAATCCATCTAATCTTAAGCCAGAGAATTTAGTATCTTGTGTCTTTCCTTTTCCAGAGTATTTGAAAAATCATTGCAGTATGTGAAGCGCTTTAGCCGCTGCAAAAATCCTGATGCTGTTAGGCAGGTTCGAGAGTATCCTTCAAAATTTTATGGAAATGTGATAATAGTATTTTTTCCTAACTGTGGAGAAATATTGAAATGTCCATCTTTTGTGGCTGTTGCTCAAAGTACTCTGGGACTactgaaatttttgaagaattcCATGAATTCTAGTTTACCCAGGAGTTTTCTGGTTCTATCAAATCGGAAAGCCCAAATTAAGCCCCCCTTCAAGTGATTGAGTGGCTGATTGTATACCTAGTCTTGTGTGATAAGTATAGCATCATAATGAGTATTCATTAGTAGAATTTAGTTAGGGGACAGACTAATTTACTAATGAGGTTGAGTATGTGGCTTGGTTGGATGATTTTTATTGTCACAACCATGACTTCATCTTTTCCATCTTACTGTATCCTAAGAGAATATGGGAACAACAGGCAAAGGAACTTCTGTTAACATGAGCAAGATGCATTTCTTaggttttaaaataattttttttgttgttggttgCTCAGTGAATATATAAATCTCATGTACTTGGACCCACTTTTGCATAGATGTGAAGTACTTCTTGTTTTTGTTCATTTATACCATTAATTTATGATCCTGTGTCAGTTTGCAGTCCCTTTCAACTAGATTTCTAATTAGAAGATCCCTCCAAAATCTAATTAGATGCATGATAAATGTATGTGCAAAACAGGAGATTTCTACATTTCTATAGTATGAGAAAATAACGAAGCTCAACAAATTTCATTTTATCTGAGTAATTAGGTGCCATCTGCTGGCTTCTTGTCGACTTGTGATCTCTTATGCATTTAAAACTTTTGTTGTCCTATCCATTTAATAACATACCATTTAGATATAACATCAGCAgtgggaaaaggcttagttGATTTTAGTTGAGTAGTATATGACATCAGCAATGTGATTCTTAACTGACATTCAGAATCCTTAGCAGATACCAGTTGGCTGAGTTTGAGGTAATGCCACTAGTCATTCTCTAAATGAAATCCAAATTCCTTGTTACCATTAAAAACCATATTTATTTGTCATTTGTGTATGTTATGCAGCTTTGTGTACTTGGAAACCTTTGCCCTGAAACTGTGGAGGAAGCTATAGCTATGGTGCCATCTATTAAGGTGATTTCGTCCACTTGGTCATGTTTTTCTGAGTGCATTGAGTTTCTGCAGCATTTATTTCTGGTGTTTTAGCAAGCACATTTGACAATTTGCATCACATGTGAGTACATGGTTGTGGAAAAGaacatttatttgtattttttacaTTAGATAAAAGTCAATCCTTCAACTATTCCAATCAATTCATAGATTCGTCATCCTAAACCTGATTCCATCAATTACACCAACTGCCATAGTCTCTTCCTGGCCCTGTGCTAGAGAAATCCTTCTTTATTACCTAAGTCCTTCTCCTGGCGTAACCAGAAGGACACCATATCTTGACCCactagatcacaagtccatatgtacctgcaagaaacaagccccaaaaccagcccagcaaggttgtggatttGACTGCTGTgtgaggcagcctggtctgatgatgtggcaaattTCTGTTGGTTCGATAGAGCATCACCTAAAGCAGCCCCAGCctagagagaagcatgaagaagaaaagagaccaAGAcaggaatttaaaaaaaaggaagtactgttcacatgaacagtatccgagtactgttcacatgaacagtatccgagttactgttcacgtgaacagtgatttgggggctgatatggacagCTGGTGTGAAGATTAGCTGGTGGATGTTGGTGGAATACTATTCTATTAGAAGCTGCTattaatttagtttctattttgtaatagTTTCTTAGTTATTAAATCTAGGtatctagtagtttctaattttgtttctttctttttaatagttactatatttactagtttttaattttgttccttACATGTTGGCTGAAATATaaagtctagtttctattttcatttggtttc is drawn from Telopea speciosissima isolate NSW1024214 ecotype Mountain lineage chromosome 1, Tspe_v1, whole genome shotgun sequence and contains these coding sequences:
- the LOC122656877 gene encoding DNA-directed RNA polymerase II subunit 4 translates to MSGSGEEEENAAELKIGDEFLKAKCLMNCEVALILDRKYEQLQQMSEDPMNQISQVFEKSLQYVKRFSRCKNPDAVRQVREILSRYQLAEFELCVLGNLCPETVEEAIAMVPSIKTRGRGLDDEAIEKMLNDLSLIKKFE